From a single Elgaria multicarinata webbii isolate HBS135686 ecotype San Diego chromosome 18, rElgMul1.1.pri, whole genome shotgun sequence genomic region:
- the MMP17 gene encoding matrix metalloproteinase-17 — MAMQQFGGLETTGILDKDTLKLMKTPRCSLPDLAESEARRKRHAQAVTKWNKRNLSWRVRTFPKESHLGHDTVRALMYYALKVWSDITPLNFHEVAGNNADIQIDFSKTDHNDGYPFDGPGGTVAHAFFPGEHHTAGDTHFDDDEYWTFRSSDTHGMDLFAVAVHEFGHAIGLTHISAIESIMRPYYQGPVGDPLKYDLPYEDKVRIWQLYGVRESVSPTAKPEISKTNDHPMLPDLPENRSTVPLRRDVPNRCNTHFDAVAQIRGEAFFFKGKYFWRLTRNKHLVSLQPAQIHRFWRGLPLNLDSVDAVYERTHDHKIVFFKGNRYWVFKDNNVEEGYPRPISDFGLPPGGVDAAFSWAHNDKTYFFKDSLYWCYDDRQRRMDPGYPSETMPWKGVPSRLDDATRWSDGAAYFFKGKEYWKVPDSDLEAEPGSPQSIARDWLVCSDMQADSPEPAESTRTGLRSKQGQHDESRSESEVCSCTSSSSVPFSPRSFLRLCAGLTLARLWTAAWLHGPL; from the exons ATGGCCATGCAACAGTTCGGGGGACTCGAAACCACAGGCATTCTAG ACAAAGACACGCTGAAGTTGATGAAAACCCCTCGGTGCTCTCTACCTGACCTAGCTGAATCAGAGGCCAGGAGGAAGCGGCACGCGCAGGCAGTGACCAAGTGGAACAAAAGGAATTTATCTTGGAG GGTCCGAACGTTCCCCAAAGAATCCCATCTGGGCCACGACACTGTCCGCGCCCTCATGTACTACGCCCTGAAGGTGTGGAGTGACATCACGCCATTGAACTTCCATGAAGTCGCGGGCAACAACGCCGACATTCAGATTGACTTTTCCAAAACCGATCATAATGATGGATACCCTTTTGATGGCCCCGGCGGCACCGTGGCACATGCTTTCTTCCCTGGGGAACACCATACCGCTGGGGACACTcactttgatgatgatgaatacTGGACTTTCCGATCATCAG ATACCCATGGGATGGATCTGTTTGCAGTAGCGGTCCATGAGTTTGGCCATGCCATTGGCTTGACGCACATCTCTGCCATAGAGTCCATCATGAGACCATACTACCAGGGACCTGTTGGGGATCCCTTGAAATATGACCTCCCTTACGAAGATAAAGTCCGAATCTGGCAGCTGTACG GGGTTAGAGAGTCAGTATCCCCGACTGCAAAACCCGAGATCTCGAAAACCAATGACCATCCGATGTTGCCAGACCTGCCAGAGAATCGTTCCACTGTTCC GCTCCGGAGGGACGTGCCCAACAGGTGCAACACTCACTTTGATGCCGTGGCCCAGATCCGAGGCGAGGCATTCTTTTTCAAAG GGAAATACTTCTGGAGACTGACGCGCAACAAGCACTTGGTCTCGCTTCAGCCGGCTCAGATCCATCGTTTCTGGAGGGGGTTGCCTCTAAACCTGGACAGCGTGGATGCGGTGTATGAGAGAACCCACGACCATAAAATCGTGTTCTTCAAAG gaaacaGATACTGGGTGTTCAAAGACAATAACGTGGAAGAAGGTTACCCTCGGCCAATCTCGGATTTCGGTTTGCCGCCGGGAGGCGTCGACGCCGCGTTCTCCTGGGCCCACAACGACAAGACGTATTTCTTTAAGGACAGTCTCTACTGGTGCTACGACGACCGCCAGCGAAGGATGGATCCGGGCTACCCGTCGGAGACCATGCCGTGGAAAGGGGTTCCCAGCAGGCTGGACGACGCCACACGGTGGTCGGACG GGGCCGCCTACTTCTTCAAGGGCAAAGAATACTGGAAAGTCCCGGACAGCGACCTGGAAGCTGAGCCGGGTTCCCCGCAATCCATTGCCAGGGACTGGCTGGTGTGCAGCGACATGCAGGCGGATTCTCCCGAGCCAGCCGAGAGCACCAGAACAGGGCTGCGTTCCAAGCAGGGACAGCACGACGAGAGCCGGTCCGAAAGCGAGGTCTGCTCctgcacctcttcctcctccgtcCCCTTCTCCCCGCGCTCCTTCCTCAGACTCTGCGCAGGCCTCACGTTGGCCAGGCTTTGGACAGCGGCTTGGCTCCACGGACCTCTATGA